The genomic window TTAATTAGACAGTGAGGAGGTGAATATGTGaattgtgtgtgaatgagtgtgtctgtgtgctgttgtgttgttttagtcaGTCCTCTGTGTGATGGTCGGTCTGTAACCGCCACCCGCTCgccagcagctctctgcagaGATGTAAAAAGTACCAGAGACCCAGACCTGAGTAAAAGTACAGATACTCTACCATCATACTCGAGTAGAAGTATTAAAGTAGTCCATATTGTTTTTTACATAAGTATTAAAAGTATTCTGTCGTCTTTAAAATGTACTcgagtattaaaagtaaaagtacatgCATGGAGTTTAAGGAGTACCGGAGCTGCACAGCTTGgaaagtctgtgtctgtgctccgAGTAATGACAAAAATGTATCAGAGTAAAAGTACTCAACTCATCAAACTGTAGTGGAGTAAGAATAATACTCCCGTAAATTACAGATCGGGCTTAAGTACAGCAGTCTGTCTTTGTTGCTTTGCATCTCTGCCCAGTAGCATGCTGCTCTTTGCTCCGCCCCCTGACTGATGCATCGCCACTCTTTGCCCCGCCCTCTGACTGACGTGTCGCTGCTCTCTGATTAAACGCAGCGTGGTCACTGGTCAGCAGTCTGTCTCCTGAAGCAGGTGGAGGTGCAGCCATGTTCAGAGTCCTCCGTCAGAAGAGGACGCCCAGCTGCCTCGTGGGCCAGCGGCGCTACGACCACCACAGGGCGGTCATGGCCATTCGCAGGGAGGATGTCAACCCCTGGGAGAGGAGGGCGCCGCTCGCCCCGCGCCATGTCAGAGAGCTGACGCACGCCGGCGTCAAGGTCCTGGTGCAGCCGTCCAACCGCCAGAGCCATCCACGAGAAGGTGAGGCAGCGATGGTCCCCTCCTCGGTGTcccatcacacacagagagtgatgTTTAAAGGGCAGCGCTCTGATCGGGCCGGGGCTTCTCTTTCAGCTACTACTGAAGGCCGGAGCCGTCATCCAGGAGGGACATTTCAGAGGCGTCGCTGATTATCGGAGTGGAAGAGGCCGCCGGAGGAGAAGGTCATCCCTAGGAAGACGTACGCTTTTTTCTCTCACACCATCAAAGCTCAGGAGGCCAACATGGGGCTGCTGGACGACCTGCTGAAGAAGGTGATCCTGAACAGCACCATATAACGAAGATAAAAGCTGCTCGGGCACAGGCAGAATTTTATTCTCTGTTCTTCCCTCTTTCTGCTTTTTCAGGACGTTCGACTCATCGACTACGAGAAGATGGTCGACGCTAACGGCTTCCGGATCGTAGCGTTCGGTCAGTGGGCCGGTGTGGCAGGTATGAGCACCATCAGGTTTGTTTGATCATCAGGATCATCAGGACCGAAGCTTTGACATGTTACAGTTTCTATCAGGAAGACTctacgtgtctgtgtgtgtttctgtaataaTGATGAATGAATCCTGTTTTTTTGCAGGAATGATTAACATTTTGCACGGGCTGGGGCTGCGCTTCCTGGCTCTGGGTCACCACACTCCCTTCATGGTGAgagattaaaaatatattatccAAACTAACACTAGTTCCAGTTCCAGTTCTGAGAAGCGCACACTTTCTTGTGTCTTTTGACTTTTTAAACCGTttgctgtccctgctgcttcacagcacATCGGCATGGCTCATAACTACGGAACGTCAGCCAGGCCATCCAGGCAGTGAGGGATTGTGGGTATGAGATTTCAATGGGGCTCTGCCCAAATCCATCGGCCCGGTCACGTTCTGCTTCACCGGAACAGGAAACGTCTCCaaggtgaaataaaaaaacagtaagtcagagctcaaaacacacagaatcagcatctttatgtttttattttcttctttcctgcagGGAGCCCAAGACATCATCAACGAGCTTCCTGTTGAGTATGTGGAGCCTCATGAGCTCAAGGACGTCTCTGAAACAGGAGGTACTGGTGACGTCTGTGTGTAAAAAGTTGGACAGTTTCAGTTGTCTacagcatgttgttgttgtgttgttgttgtttttcctgtcaGACATGACCAAAGTGTACGCCACCGTTCTGAGCCGACATCACCACCTGGTGAGGAAGACTGACGGGATCTATGACCCGATGGAGTATGAAAACCACCCGGAGCTGTACACCTCACACTTCAGGACCAGCGTGAGTGCAACACCCCCTTTCTCCCCCTTCTCCCCCGTCACTAATCCCTCGCCACAGCACTCCTCACCCCACCTGCTCCTGTCAGTCACTCGGAGGCCTCGTCCTCTATTTCAGTCGGCAGCAGTAAACATGTGCTCAGGCTGTTTCAAAGCCGCGTGCCTCATCTGTGGTGTCACCCTACCTGCAGGTGGCGCCCTACACGACCTGTCTGATTAACGGTATTTACTGGGAGCCTCACACCCCTCGGCTCCTCCGACGGCTGGACGCCCAGAAGCTCATGAGGCCGTACAGAGTCTTGTCTTCAGACGAGGGATCACCGGGTCTTCCTCACAAGTAAGACCTCTGCAGAGTAGCGACACACCAACATACCCAGAATTCTCTCCGTTTCCTCTGTGTTGACAGTGACCGCACACATGGCTCGGTGATGAAGTCATGAAGTCATCCTCCAACAGTCAAAGAGTGCAGCATCACCCTGGAGCTGAAGTTCTCAGAACTCCCCACACAGCTGCAGACCTTTGAACGCACCACAGATCAGCTGAGGGGAGGACAGCCTGTGCTGTTTTATGAGTTATACAAACACTTTTTTATTACTCAATAAACAGCGAGGTGTTCCAGGAGGTACAGACACAACGGTCCAGCTTCACCTACCGTACTCATATACTGTCATTAAAAATACTTCTGTACAATAGGCGTTGCTAGGCAACTGGGTGTAGTGTGACTGCttcatgtgatgttttactaTACAAGCATAGAAGTGATCATATTATTCTAGTTACTCTGCACACCCCACACGTCACCAGATGATTATAATAAACCCAGAGGGGTTAAATTAAAAGTGGTGGTTCTTTGTTAACCCTTCCTGCTCGGATTATGACCACTGACCTCTCCCCTatcgctctctcctctctcccccccctcccctctctctctcctctccccctatcacctctctctctctctctctgtgcaggcTGATGGCCATCTGTGACATATCTGCAGACACCGGGGGCTCCATCGAGTTCATGAACGAGTGCACCACCATCGATAAGCCTTTCTGTATGTACGACGCTGACCAACATATCGACCACGACAGGTAAGGTGCCGATCTATGTTGGACACGGTTGGTTTGGTTGCCATGACATTGTCCTGTCTGCACCTCTCACTAAGCAGTGTTTTATCTGTTGTCCTGACAGCGTGGAGGGACACGGGATCCTCATGTGCTCCATCGATAATCTCCCCGCTCAGCTGCCCATCGAAGCCACAGAGTACTTTGGAGACCGCCTCTTCCCCTACATGTGGGAGATGGTAAGATGTGGCAGCGTTAGGTAAGGCTGGCTGCGGTGGAGGAGAGCTGCGGCGGGAGTTATGTGCTCAGAGTCTTGACTGACAGAACGTGTCGGCTTCTGTGTGGCTggttttgtgtgcgtgtgtgtgtgtgtcgtcacGGAAAACGGGCTCAACACTTTACAGCTGTGTCGGGTTCACTCCGAGTACTCCTGGGTCAGAACGTGTTTGATAGGTGTCGCAGCTTGTTCACCCTGACAGCACTGTGCTCTTCTAGTTTATGGTTAATTTTTTGGGGTGTTCTTTCATCACCAGCTGCCTTCAGATGCCACCAGACCGCTGGAAGAAGAGGAGTTCAGCCCACAAGTCAGAGACGTGAGTATTTATTTAAGCTGATATGACCTCATTTATCACAGAACagacactgtaaaaacagaacCCAGGAGGGTTGTTTGGAGGGCTAATTCTGGTGCAATCCACAATCCACAATCCATTACTGTTACTTATGACTCCTATAAATACTACACTACCCATGAGCCtctggtgaggaggaggacgtgTTTCTGTGGCGAAGCTCAAAGGCTTCATTCACtggttttctcttttctttccagGCTGTCATCACCTCTAACGGAGCTCTCACCCCAAAGTTCGAATACATTGAAAAACTTCGAGAGAGAAGGTACGACTCTGTTCAGTAAAATCTCTGTTTATCATCTTCAGTGTGTTTTATATTGAAATTCCTGTGGTACACACCTGTTCCACCGATGAGTTAATGCAACCAGGCTAAGGATGAAATGTCTAAAGATTACAGGACAGGTAACGTTAACAGTGTCTGTCTGAGGCTGATCAAAGCTAACGGCTCTTCAGGACCCTCTGTAGTCTCCTGCTGTTCCCCTCTGTGCCCTGTTTTCCCATCGAAATTTGTGAGAAAATTTGTGATCAAAGTTCCATTTGTCAGAGGTGGTTCTGACCGATATCAGATTCCTGCTGGGAGTTTGTTTTACCAGCGACTGTTGtttcataaataaatgaaataaataacgGCAGTCCTCtacagacatgctaactgctattAGCTAGCTTTCAAACATTCTCAGCAGTGACTTTGATCTAAAGaccccgttcagactgaggAAAGTCGATCCAGCTAAAGTGGGATTGGATCTGGATTAGACCAAGCGATCGCCTTCCGCCCTCCTCAACTTCGCtcgtaccccccccccccccctcttgtCTGTATATGGAGTTTTGGTGGaatgtgacgctgccaacacaTCTGCGCCTTTTGCATGCGTTGTACGCGTTTAGTGGGATTTGCTTGTCACATTTGGTTCAGACCAGAGCCAGATTTCAGCAAATCCGGCTAGAACTGgccagattgaaatcaatccaaatgaggaaaaaaacttTCCAGCTAGATCTGGATAAGGCCTGAATCTCTAGCTCTAGCCAGATTATTTACAgaagtgtgaacggggtcttagtgGTTGAAGTTTGACtgagatggttcatccaatcaccaGCTGAGTCCTCATGGACCTCTGTGGTGGGTTAGCACTGCCCCTCCTCCTGCTTTTAGTGGACTGTGTTTgaagttctttttctttttctaacaTCATGATGGGAAATATGGCTCAGATTTATCTTCTAACCTCAGAAACTTTATGAGCTTTTTGATATTGTAGCGTCCTCCAGACAGCGGCGCTAACAGCTGGACTCGTAGCGACTAACCCTCACCTTGTGGTTGTTCCTGCACAGTGCTGCCCTCTGGTGTCTGCTGCGTCTGCATTAACACTTGCATGGCTAGCGTGCTAATAGGCCATCCTTGCTAGCCAACTGCAGAAGCTGGAGTTTGCCCTCAGGCGTCGAGCGGTAGAaacacttttcttcttcttacttCACACAAAAAACGCCGCCGTCACCTCTTCTGTTGCACCAGTCCTTCATGTGTAATGTGGTCGTGGCATGCGGACACCCACAGAAAGGACATGTGTAGCCTAGCTTTGCACAACGACTGGaagtgggaggaagctgctagCTAGCCAGTTTCTCAAAAGTGTGTTCCCTAAATGTCAACAAAAGCTTCTGTTTAACCttttcaacatggcagcagatTAAAGAGTGAgttcagagaaaaaaatgtaatggagAAACTGAGGAAATATTCTAGAGCAAATGACCCTCAGCAACCAGAACTCCTCTCATAATATCATCATTTAAAGCCCAGACGTTAGAATTTTAACCTTTCTTTACCAGATTCTGCTTGTATTTATAGAGAGATTCCAATTTATTATCACATGACGTGTCAACAAGTGTAGAAACAAAAACGTGGTGACATGTTGATTCCAgtttttgtgctaagctaggcagCTCTGTGCTCGTCTCAAATCATCTTCAGTCATTTCCATGatcatttattttcagtctgCATTCTCTTTTTATCATCTCTGAAATCTGCTTTGATTTGCTCGTTTAATTTAGTGTCATTGTCCGTCAGCTTCACctctataatatatatataacatttaaaaacattatttatgtGTGACCTCTAACAGTCGTGGTTCACTTCTCACAGAAGTGAGGCCCTTCCACAGACAGCTTGGATGAGGGGGCTCCTCCTTGGTGTGATCTGGGCTGAAGCGTGCTTCATATTTAGGCCACCTCTTCATCTTAACTGATCCTCAGTATCGTTTTTTATTCCAGACAAGCCATGCCACCAACATCCTAATCCTTTTGATTGAGTTCGCCTCCTTAAGATATGTAACTCTGGGAGAATCCTCCTGANNNNNNNNNNNNNNNNNNNNNNNNNNNNNNNNNNNNNNNNNNNNNNNNNNNNNNNNNNNNNNNNNNNNNNNNNNNNNNNNNNNNNNNNNNNNNNNNNNNNNNNNNNNNNNNNNNNNNNNNNNNNNNNNNNNNNNNNNNNNNNNNNNNNNNNNNNNNNNNNNNNNNNNNNNNNNNNNNNNNNNNNNNNNNNNNNNNNNNNNNNNNNNNNNNNNNNNNNNNNNNNNNNNNNNNNNNNNNNNNNNNNNNNNNNNNNNNNNNNNNNNNNNNNNNNNNNNNNNNNNNNNNNNNNNNNNNNNNNNNNNNNNNNNNNNNNNNNNNNNNNNNNNNNNNNNNNNNNNNNNNNNNNNNNNNNNNNNNNNNNNNNNNNNNNNNNNNNNNNNNNNNNNNNNNNNNNNNNNNNNNNNNNNNNNNNNNNNNNNNNNNNNNNNNNNNNNNNNNNNNNNNNNNNNNNNNNNNNNNNNNNNNNNNNNNNNNNNNNNNNNNNNNNNNNNNNNNNNNNNNNNNNNNNNNNNNNNNNNNNNNNNNNNNNNNNNNNNNNNNNNNNNNNNNNNNNNNNNNNNNNNNNNNNNNNNNNNNNNNNNNNNNNNNNNNNNNNNNNNNNNNNNNNNNNNNNNNNNNNNNNNNNNNNNNNNNNNNNNNNNNNNNNNNNNNNNNNNNNNNNNNNNNNNNNNNNNNNNNNNNNNNNNNNNNNNNNNNNNNNNNNNNNNNNNNNNNNNNNNNNNNNNNNNNNNNNNNNNNNNNNNNNNNNNNNNNNNNNNNNNNNNNNNNNNNNNNNNNNNNNNNNNNNNNNNNNNNNNNNNNNNNNNNNNNNNNNNNNNNNNNNNNNNNNNNNNNNNNNNNNNNNNNNNNNNNNNNNNNNNNNNNNNNNNNNNNNNNNNNNNNNNNNNNNNNNNNNNNNNNNNNNNNNNNNNNNNNNNNNNNNNNNNNNNNNNNNNNNNNNNNNNNNNNNNNNNNNNNNNNNNNNNNNNNNNNNNNNNNNNNNNNNNNNNNNNNNNNNNNNNNNNNNNNNNNNNNNNNNNNNNNNNNNNNNNNNNNNNNNNNNNNNNNNNNNNNNNNNNNNNNNNNNNNNNNNNNNNNNNNNNNNNNNNNNNNNNNNNNNNNNNNNNNNNNNNNNNNNNNNNNNNNNNNNNNNNNNNNNNNNNNNNNNNNNNNNNNNNNNNNNNNNNNNNNNNNNNNNNNNNNNNNNNNNNNNNNNNNNNNNNNNNNNNNNNNNNNNNNNNNNNNNNNNNNNNNNNNNNNNNNNNNNNNNNNNNNNNNNNNNNNNNNNNNNNNNNNNNNNNNNNNNNNNNNNNNNNNNNNNNNNNNNNNNNNNNNNNNNNNNNNNNNNNNNNNNNNNNNNNNNNNNNNNNNNNNNNNNNNNNNNNNNNNNNNNNNNNNNNNNNNNNNNNNNNNNNNNNNNNNNNNNNNNNNNNNNNNNNNNNNNNNNNNNNNNNNNNNNNNNNNNNNNNNNNNNNNNNNNNNNNNNNNNNNNNNNNNNNNNNNNNNNNNNNNNNNNNNNNNNNNNNNNNNNNNNNNNNNNNNNNNNNNNNNNNNNNNNNNNNNNNNNNNNNNNNNNNNNNNNNNNNNNNNNNNNNNNNNNNNNNNNNNNNNNNNNNNNNNNNNNNNNNNNNNNNNNNNNNNNNNNNNNNNNNNNNNNNNNNNNNNNNNNNNNNNNNNNNNNNNNNNNNNNNNNNNNNNNNNNNNNNNNNNNNNNNNNNNNNNNNNNNNNNNNNNNNNNNNNNNNNNNNNNNNNNNNNNNNNNNNNNNNNNNNNNNNNNNNNNNNNNNNNNNNNNNNNNNNNNNNNNNNNNNNNNNNNNNNNNNNNNNNNNNNNNNNNNNNNNNNNNNNNNNNNNNNNNNNNNNNNNNNNNNNNNNNNNNNNNNNNNNNNNNNNNNNNNNNNNNNNNNNNNNNNNNNNNNNNNNNNNNNNNNNNNNNNNNNNNNNNNNNNNNNNN from Parambassis ranga chromosome 19, fParRan2.1, whole genome shotgun sequence includes these protein-coding regions:
- the aass gene encoding LOW QUALITY PROTEIN: alpha-aminoadipic semialdehyde synthase, mitochondrial (The sequence of the model RefSeq protein was modified relative to this genomic sequence to represent the inferred CDS: inserted 2 bases in 2 codons; deleted 3 bases in 3 codons), which codes for MFRVLRQKRTPSCLVGQRRYDHHRAVMAIRREDVNPWERRAPLAPRHVRELTHAGVKVLVQPSNRRAIHEKLLLKAGAVIQEDISEASLIIGVKRPPEEKVIPRKTYAFFSHTIKAQEANMGLLDDLLKKDVRLIDYEKMVDANGFRIVAFGQWAGVAGMINILHGLGLRFLALGHHTPFMHIGMAHNYXNVSQAIQAVRDCGYEISMGLXPKSIGPVTFCFTGTGNVSKGAQDIINELPVEYVEPHELKDVSETGDMTKVYATVLSRHHHLVRKTDGIYDPMEYENHPELYTSHFRTSVAPYTTCLINGIYWEPHTPRLLRRLDAQKLMRPYRVLSSDEGSPGLPHKLMAICDISADTGGSIEFMNECTTIDKPFCMYDADQHIDHDSVEGHGILMCSIDNLPAQLPIEATEYFGDRLFPYMWEMLPSDATRPLEEEEFSPQVRDAVITSNGALTPKFEYIEKLRERSAALWCLLRLH